Proteins encoded by one window of Candidatus Cloacimonadota bacterium:
- a CDS encoding 4Fe-4S binding protein, with product MILPKLRELKEAIGSLFSKPVTSKYPFTKEPYAPIKEFKGKPKYDEDKCVGCGTCAKVCPAEAIDVVDSKEDKTRTLTINYSHCIYCGQCVEHCITGDGIKQSNEYVTAVFSSDKSADTMTIKKDVLVCQNCGEIIAPVDHLDWIIERLGAKAYANPNLLARIQQKNYKLPESKIKDKLRREDYYKLLCPKCRQRVVIEDVF from the coding sequence ATGATTTTACCAAAACTGCGTGAATTGAAAGAAGCGATCGGTTCTTTATTTTCAAAGCCGGTTACGAGTAAATACCCATTTACAAAAGAACCGTATGCCCCGATAAAAGAGTTCAAAGGAAAACCTAAATACGATGAGGATAAATGCGTTGGCTGTGGAACCTGTGCAAAAGTTTGCCCTGCGGAAGCAATTGATGTAGTAGATTCTAAAGAAGATAAAACCAGAACTCTGACGATAAATTATTCCCATTGCATTTATTGTGGGCAATGCGTAGAACATTGCATAACAGGTGATGGAATAAAGCAGTCTAACGAATATGTTACGGCTGTATTTTCTTCAGATAAAAGTGCAGATACAATGACAATCAAAAAAGATGTCCTTGTTTGTCAAAATTGCGGTGAAATTATCGCTCCTGTTGATCATTTGGATTGGATTATCGAAAGACTCGGAGCAAAAGCTTATGCAAATCCAAATCTGCTTGCCAGAATCCAGCAGAAAAATTACAAATTGCCCGAATCAAAAATCAAAGATAAATTGCGTAGGGAAGATTATTACAAATTACTATGTCCGAAATGTAGGCAACGCGTCGTAATTGAAGATGTTTTCTGA
- a CDS encoding hydrogenase maturation protease yields MFSDNIKNLIKKVQNRKTLFVGLGNKRRRDDAVGLYIVENLQKFSIKNFNFLIANTTPENYLSTMTQLQPEFIIFIDAVKNKEKVGTISLLSENDISTFATSTHTSSILLIIEYLQKSFDVNIKVIGVSVKDTKLGDGISGDILESADEFVKLFN; encoded by the coding sequence ATGTTTTCTGATAATATAAAAAATCTCATAAAAAAAGTACAAAATAGGAAAACTTTATTTGTAGGATTAGGAAACAAACGACGTCGTGATGATGCTGTTGGTCTTTATATTGTCGAAAATCTACAAAAATTTTCCATAAAAAATTTTAATTTTCTAATTGCAAATACTACTCCCGAAAATTATCTTTCAACTATGACTCAACTACAGCCCGAGTTTATCATTTTTATAGATGCTGTAAAAAATAAAGAGAAGGTCGGAACAATTTCTCTTCTTTCAGAAAATGATATTAGCACCTTTGCCACCTCAACTCACACAAGTTCGATTTTGCTAATAATCGAATACCTTCAAAAATCTTTTGATGTGAATATCAAAGTTATCGGCGTGAGTGTGAAAGATACGAAACTCGGTGATGGAATTTCCGGTGACATTTTGGAATCTGCTGATGAATTCGTAAAATTATTTAATTGA